A genomic segment from Myxococcota bacterium encodes:
- a CDS encoding DUF6524 family protein has product MADQELSFAGVGARFGAALAIVFATFNPEGVSYYHWALRDWSAFDPIKGIVGVVLLIGWAVFLRATSRSLGPFGFLLAVAFFGMLVWALVYYGVVVADSARAITYLAMFVLAGVLTAGMVWSIVRRRISGQVDVDEADRA; this is encoded by the coding sequence ATGGCCGACCAGGAGCTCTCGTTCGCGGGCGTCGGTGCGCGCTTCGGCGCCGCGCTCGCCATCGTCTTCGCGACCTTCAACCCCGAAGGCGTCTCGTACTACCACTGGGCGCTGCGCGACTGGAGCGCGTTCGATCCGATCAAGGGGATCGTCGGCGTCGTGCTGCTGATCGGCTGGGCCGTGTTCCTGCGCGCGACGAGTCGCTCGCTCGGCCCGTTCGGCTTCCTGCTCGCCGTGGCGTTCTTCGGGATGCTCGTGTGGGCGCTCGTCTACTACGGCGTCGTCGTCGCCGACAGCGCGCGTGCGATCACGTACCTCGCGATGTTCGTCCTCGCCGGCGTGCTGACCGCGGGCATGGTCTGGTCGATCGTGCGCCGCCGCATCTCGGGCCAGGTCGACGTCGACGAGGCCGACCGCGCCTAG
- a CDS encoding alcohol dehydrogenase catalytic domain-containing protein — protein sequence MSAHRDREPVPQVRVHGVDDVRVDRVDAPRPGPRDVVVEVAQCGICGTDLSYVAMGGLPGAPSPMPLGHEFAGVVAEVGGEVRHLAVGDRVVVNPEGNANGIGGVGGVGAFTPRVLVRGAADDADAVLRLPDHLSFEQGALVEPMSVGLHAVHQSKVRPGDAAVVFGAGTIGLAIVLGLRASGVERIASVDLAPERLALAERLGAVPVRGDAPDLAARLRELHGDASVMGAPAPATDVWFEATGAGPVFERMLRMTRVGARIVVVGVHKAPVRLDLVNMLIREQEIVASIAYPREFPEVLGLIASGALDPMPLVTHRFGLSQFDEAFATARDASRAVKVLVDCQR from the coding sequence ATGAGCGCACACCGCGACCGAGAGCCCGTTCCGCAGGTCCGCGTGCACGGCGTGGACGACGTGCGCGTCGATCGCGTCGACGCGCCGCGGCCCGGCCCGCGCGACGTCGTCGTCGAGGTCGCGCAGTGCGGCATCTGCGGGACCGACCTCTCCTACGTCGCGATGGGCGGCCTGCCGGGCGCGCCGTCGCCGATGCCGCTCGGGCACGAGTTCGCGGGCGTGGTCGCCGAGGTGGGCGGCGAGGTGCGCCATCTCGCCGTCGGCGACCGCGTGGTCGTGAATCCGGAGGGCAACGCGAACGGGATCGGCGGCGTCGGCGGCGTCGGCGCCTTCACGCCGCGCGTGCTCGTGCGCGGCGCGGCCGACGACGCGGACGCCGTGCTGCGCCTGCCCGACCACCTGAGCTTCGAACAGGGCGCGCTGGTCGAGCCGATGTCGGTAGGCCTGCACGCCGTGCACCAGTCGAAGGTGCGCCCGGGCGACGCCGCGGTCGTGTTCGGCGCGGGCACGATCGGGCTCGCGATCGTGCTCGGGCTGCGCGCGTCGGGCGTCGAGCGGATCGCCAGCGTCGACCTCGCGCCCGAGCGCCTCGCACTCGCCGAGCGCCTCGGCGCCGTGCCCGTCCGCGGCGACGCGCCCGACCTCGCCGCGCGCCTGCGCGAGCTGCACGGCGACGCGAGCGTCATGGGCGCGCCCGCGCCGGCCACCGACGTCTGGTTCGAGGCGACGGGTGCAGGGCCCGTGTTCGAGCGCATGCTGCGCATGACGCGCGTCGGCGCGCGCATCGTCGTCGTCGGCGTGCACAAGGCGCCCGTGCGGCTCGACCTCGTGAACATGCTGATCCGCGAGCAGGAGATCGTCGCGTCGATCGCCTACCCGCGCGAGTTCCCCGAGGTGCTCGGCCTGATCGCGAGCGGCGCGCTCGACCCGATGCCGCTCGTGACGCACCGCTTCGGGCTGTCGCAGTTCGACGAGGCGTTCGCCACGGCGCGCGACGCCTCGCGCGCCGTCAAGGTGCTCGTCGACTGCCAGCGCTAG
- a CDS encoding pyrimidine/purine nucleoside phosphorylase, translating into MLEVNEYFEGRVKSIGFRGDGLPSTVGVMEAGDYEFGTSQKETMTVVSGELVARLPGSDAWQRFGAGERFVVPANARFALRVASATAYLCTYE; encoded by the coding sequence GTGCTCGAGGTGAACGAGTACTTCGAGGGCCGGGTGAAGTCGATCGGCTTCCGCGGCGACGGGCTGCCGTCGACCGTCGGCGTGATGGAGGCCGGCGACTACGAGTTCGGGACGTCGCAGAAGGAGACGATGACCGTCGTCAGCGGCGAGCTCGTCGCGAGGCTCCCGGGCAGCGACGCGTGGCAGCGCTTCGGCGCGGGCGAGCGCTTCGTCGTGCCGGCGAACGCGCGCTTCGCGCTGCGCGTCGCGAGCGCGACGGCCTATCTCTGCACCTACGAGTGA